The following proteins are co-located in the Micromonospora coriariae genome:
- a CDS encoding transposase family protein, producing the protein MNTPYKQPTDGRRLAVDNRAYNAPLRSMRCLGERGFAIVTGRWRTLHQTPPALEASATSSAPLSISPNSNTGTYPNLVEITSMSATGVAGVPPLPRRRSR; encoded by the coding sequence ATCAACACTCCGTACAAGCAGCCCACCGACGGCCGCCGTCTTGCGGTTGACAACCGCGCCTACAACGCCCCACTTCGATCAATGAGATGCCTCGGAGAACGCGGCTTCGCGATCGTCACCGGCCGCTGGCGAACCCTGCACCAAACACCGCCAGCCCTCGAAGCGTCGGCGACATCGTCCGCGCCGCTCTCCATCTCACCCAATTCGAATACCGGTACCTACCCGAATCTTGTTGAGATCACTTCAATGTCAGCTACTGGTGTGGCAGGTGTCCCGCCGCTTCCCCGCCGTCGGTCGCGATAG
- a CDS encoding class I SAM-dependent methyltransferase: MRSIDYDTEQHQDYARGRALTQQQLRVWINAFAAVLPERRPLAGLDIGSGTGRYTPALAEAFGPVTGIEPSVRMREVAQTHSQHPGVQYLAGAAEDIPVPSNSADYALMFLSWHHVQDKPRAARELARVLRPGGRLLLRANFSDHHPRPWWLEHFPNGYEADASLFQPLHEAIEMFTSVGWRVASFGTVTEPSSGTRRDMLERLRLRTLSFFAQLGPDDLEAGFRRLEQAVAAHPDAPSPVFAEPLLTLELR, from the coding sequence ATGAGGTCGATCGACTACGACACGGAGCAGCACCAGGACTACGCGCGCGGGCGCGCGCTCACCCAGCAGCAACTACGGGTATGGATCAACGCCTTCGCGGCGGTACTGCCCGAGCGGCGTCCGCTGGCCGGGCTGGACATCGGCTCGGGGACCGGCAGGTACACCCCCGCGCTGGCAGAAGCGTTCGGGCCGGTCACCGGCATCGAGCCGTCGGTCCGCATGCGCGAGGTCGCGCAGACGCACTCCCAACATCCCGGAGTGCAGTATCTGGCCGGCGCCGCCGAGGACATTCCCGTGCCGTCCAACAGTGCCGACTACGCACTCATGTTCCTGTCCTGGCACCACGTACAGGACAAGCCCCGGGCGGCCCGGGAGCTGGCCAGGGTGCTCAGGCCCGGCGGGCGGTTGCTACTGCGCGCGAATTTCAGCGATCACCATCCCCGACCGTGGTGGCTGGAGCACTTTCCCAACGGTTACGAGGCGGATGCCTCGCTGTTTCAGCCGCTGCACGAGGCCATCGAGATGTTCACGTCGGTGGGCTGGCGCGTTGCCAGCTTCGGCACGGTCACCGAGCCGTCCTCGGGCACCCGCCGCGACATGCTCGAACGGCTGCGCCTGCGCACCCTCTCGTTCTTCGCGCAGCTCGGCCCCGACGACCTGGAGGCCGGCTTCCGACGGCTGGAGCAGGCTGTTGCCGCACACCCCGACGCCCCATCGCCCGTGTTCGCTGAGCCGCTACTCACACTCGAACTGCGCTGA
- a CDS encoding helix-turn-helix transcriptional regulator, giving the protein MAPRPRPDRIAALATLDDPTRRAVFDFVARSADSISRDAAANALGVSRRIAAFHLDRLAEQGLLAVEYRRPAGRTGPGAGRPAKLYRRMAGEVAVSVPERHYDLVGGLLAAAVAESIDTGTPVKEVLDRTAYEAGRSIGVAADDVVAALEEAGYEPRRQEQNGGALALGNCPFHRLAQQFTALVCGVNLQLLRGVADGAGEPHLVVLDPSPGQCCVRLTPAAR; this is encoded by the coding sequence ATGGCTCCTCGCCCCCGGCCCGACCGCATCGCCGCCCTGGCCACCCTCGACGACCCGACACGCCGAGCCGTGTTCGACTTCGTCGCCCGCAGCGCGGACTCGATCAGCCGCGACGCTGCGGCCAACGCTCTGGGAGTCAGCCGGCGGATTGCCGCATTCCATCTCGACCGGCTGGCGGAACAGGGCCTGCTGGCCGTCGAGTACCGCCGGCCAGCAGGCCGTACGGGGCCCGGCGCGGGTCGTCCGGCGAAGTTGTACCGACGGATGGCGGGCGAGGTGGCGGTGTCCGTGCCCGAGCGGCACTACGACCTCGTCGGCGGGTTACTCGCGGCGGCCGTGGCAGAGTCGATCGACACCGGGACGCCCGTCAAGGAGGTGCTTGATCGAACGGCCTACGAGGCCGGGAGGTCGATCGGCGTGGCGGCGGACGATGTCGTGGCGGCGCTCGAGGAGGCCGGCTACGAGCCGCGGCGCCAGGAGCAGAACGGAGGCGCCCTGGCGTTGGGCAACTGTCCGTTCCATCGGCTCGCCCAGCAGTTCACGGCACTCGTGTGCGGGGTCAACCTTCAGCTGCTGCGGGGCGTCGCCGACGGTGCCGGGGAACCGCACCTCGTGGTGCTCGATCCGAGCCCGGGGCAGTGCTGTGTGCGGCTGACGCCGGCGGCACGCTGA